The genomic window CAGCCGCAGCACCATGTCGGGCCGACGGGCGGCGCCGTCGGCGTCGATGCTCTCCTGCAGCAGGAAGTCGACGCGGTTGAGCAGACCGGCGCTCTCGACGAGCGTCTTCAGCTGCGTCTCGCCCCACACCCCGCGGGTGGCGTTGTTGCGCAGGGCGCTCGCGAGCGATTCGGCGGTGGCCCGCAGGCGCTCCTCGGCTTCGGCGGCCTGGCGCAGCTGCTGCGAGAGCTCGCCGTGCTGGCGGCTGCGCTGGCCCTCCAGCTCGGTCACCTTCTCCTGCATGGTGCGCAGCAGCTCCTGCACGGGGGCGAGCTTCTGCAGCACGCGGCTCTCCGCGCCCTCGCGCGCCTGGCGGGCGGCGGTCTCGGTGCGCTCGCGCTCGGCCTGCGCCGCCTGGTCGGCGCGCGTGCGCTCGGCGAGCTCGCGGTACCGCTCGTCCTGCAGCGCCGCCTGCTCGCGCAGCCCCGAGGTCGTCGCCTGCAGCCCGGCGATCTCCGCGACCAGCTGGGCGCGCAGCTCCTGCTCCTCGGCGCGCACCTGGGCGAGCAGCGCCTGGTGCCGGGCCTCGATGAGCGCCGGGTCCTCGGCCGCAGCCCCGGTGCGGCGGGCGAGAAGCAGGGCGACGACCGCGCCGAGGGCGCCGCCGACGAGGAGGCCGATCAGGAGGGGGAGCAGGAAGTCCATGAGGGGGAGTGTGCCAGGGGCCGCCGACACCGCCGCCGGGCCGCGCCCGCGCCCTCGTGCGCCGCGGCCGAGCCGTGGGCGGGAGCCCGGCAGGGGCATCCCGCGCCGTAGGGTGTGGAGCATGCCGCCCGCTCCGCGCCCCCAGGACGTGAGCACCGACGATCTGCGGTACCTGCTCGCGGTCGCCCGGGCCGGGCGCATGACCTCGGCCGCGGCCCTGCTCGGCGTCGACCACACGACCGTGCGGCGGCGGCTCGACCGGCTCGAGGCCTCGCTCGGCGCGCGACTGCTCGACCGCGGCGTCGACGGCTGGGCGCTCACGGCGATCGGGCGCGAGGTGGTCGAGCGGGCCTCCGCGCTCGAGGGGATGGTCGAGCAGGTGGTGGCGGCGGCGTCGGGGGACGGCGCCGTGCGCGGCACGGTGCGCGTCGCGGCACCCGAGGGCTTCGGGGCGATCTTCATCGCCCCGGCGCTCGCGCGGGTGCGGCGGGAGCATCCCGGCATCGCCGTCGAGCTGGTGACCTCGACCCGTCCGCTCAGCCTGCGCGCCTCGGGGTTCGATCTCGCCGTCACGATCGGCTCGGCCGCGGGCGCCCGCGTGCGGGCCGAACCGCTCACCGAGTACGCGCTGCGGCTCTACGCCGCGCCCGAGTACCTCGCCCGTCACGCGCCGATCACGGCGCTCGCCGACCTCGAGGGCCACGACCTCATCTTCTACGTCGACGCGCTGCTGACGGTTCCCGAGCTCGATCTCGCGCCCGTGCTCGGCGGCATGCGCACGGGATTCGCCTCGACGAGCGTGTTCGCGCAGGCGGAGGCCGCGCGCGCGGGCGCGGGCATCGGCCTGCTGCACGCCTTCATGGGCGAGCGGGATGCCGCTCTCGCGCCCGTGCTGCCCGAGATCGTCGACCTGCGTCTGCAGTACACCCTCTCGACGCGCCCCGACAGCCCCGCCGTCGATGCCGTCGGCATCGTGCGCGCCGCACTGCTCGACGAGGTCGCCCGGCGCCGCCCGGAGCTGCTGCCGGGCTCCTGACGCTCCCCGCCGGCGTGCCGCGCCGCCCCGCGCCGCGCATGTGCGTTCCTGCACATGCCGTGTGCGTCATCGTGGCTTGATCGCAGATGCGGGAGCGCGCAGACTGTGGCCAGAGCGCTCGGCCCCCGCGGGCCCCGGTGCGCCGCCCCACCGACTCATCGAGGAGCACCCGCATGACGATCACGACCACCCGCACCGTCCAGCACTGGGTCGGCGGTGCGAGCTTCGCCGGCACGAGCACCCGCACGGCCCCGGTCTACAACCCGGCCCTCGGCGTCGTCGCCCGCGAGGTCTCGCTCGCCACGAAGGCCGACCTCGACGAGGCCGTCGCCGTCGCGAAGGCCGCGCTCCCCGCCTGGGCCGCCACCCCGGTCGGCAAGCGCCAGCAGATCATGTTCGCCTTCCGCGAGAGGCTCAACGCCCGCAAGGAGGAGCTCGCCGCCATCCTCACCGCCGAGCACGGCAAGGTCACGAGCGACGCCCTCGGCGAGATCGCGCGCGGCCTCGAGGTCGTCGAGCTCGCGACGAGCATCCCCTCGCTCCTGAAGGGCGAGTACAGCGAGCAGGTCTCGACCGGCGTCGACGTCTACTCGATCAAGCAGCCGGTCGGCGTCGTGGGCATCATCAGCCCCTTCAACTTCCCGGCGATGGTGCCGCTGTGGTTCTTCCCGCTCGCGATCGCGGCCGGCAACACCGTCGTGCTGAAGCCCAGCGAGAAGGACCCGTCGGCGGCGATCTGGATGGCCGAGCTGCTCACCGAGTGCGGCCTGCCCGACGGCGTGCTCAACGTCGTCAACGGCGACAAGGAGAGCGTCGACGCCCTGCTCGACAACCCCGACGTCGCCGCGATCAGCTTCGTCGGCTCGACCCCCATCGCGAAGTACATCTACGAGCGCGGCACCGCCAACGGCAAGCGCGTGCAGGCCCTCGGCGGCGCGAAGAACCACATGCTCGTGCTGCCCGACGCCGACCTCGACCTCGTCGCCGACTCGGCCGTCAACGCGGGCTTCGGCTCGGCCGGCGAGCGCTGCATGGCCATCTCGGTCGTCGTCGCCGTCGAGCCCGTCGCCGACGAGCTCATCGCGAAGATCACCGAGCGCGTCGGCACCCTCACGGTCGGCGACGGCACCCGCAACTGCGACATGGGCCCGCTCATCACGAAGGAGCACCGCGACAAGGTCGCCGGCTACCTCGACACCGCGACCGTCGACGGCGCCGAGATCGTCGTCGACGGCCGCGGCATCGAGATCGACGGCGACGAGAACGGCTTCTGGCTCGGACCGACCCTCATCGACAAGGTGCCGACCGACTCGGCCGTCTACACCGACGAGATCTTCGGCCCGGTGCTCTCGGTCGTGCGCGTGCAGAGCTACGAGGAGGGCCTCGCCCTCATCAACGGCTCGCGCTACGGCAACGGCACGGCGATCTTCACCAACGACGGCGGGGCGGCCCGCCGGTTCCAGACCGAGGTCACCGTCGGCATGGTCGGCATCAACGTGCCCATCCCCGTGCCCGTCGGCTACTTCTCCTTCGGCGGCTGGAAGGACTCGCTCTTCGGCGACACGAAGGCCTACGGCAGCCAGGCGATCCACTTCTTCACCCGCGAGAAGGCGATCACCTCGCGCTGGCTCGACCCGAGCCACGGCGGCCTGAACCTGGGCTTCCCGCAGAACGGGTAGGTCCTCACCCCCTCCTGACGAGGCGAGTGGATGCGGGGCCCGCGCGATGCGCGGGCCCCGTTCCCGTTCCGTGATGCTCCACGACCCCCGCCGAGACATGAGCAGTGCTACGGTTCGTGCCACGGCGGCGAGACGGGAGCGCATCATGACGACGATGACCACCGCGGTCGACGAGGACCGGCGCACCCTCGCTCTCTCGCTGCGCTACACGGCCATCACCGCGTCCGGGATCGCGCTCGTCTGGATGATGCGCTTCAAGTCGGTGGCGTGCTCGGTGTCGACGTCGGCCTGCAGCGAGGATGCCCGGCTCGCCCCGGCGCTCGACGCGACAGCGGTGCTGCTCATCGCCCTGGCCGTGGTGCTGGCCATGACGGTGCTCTCCCCGGCGAGCCACCGCACGGGCCCGTCGAGGGCGATCACGGTCGGTCTGATCGCGAGCGCGCTCGGGGCGGCCGTCGTCGTGATGGTCTCGGCGGGGTTCACCCTCTGGCCGATCTGGGCCTGACCCACCTCCATTCGTGACGCCGCGCGACGCTCCGCGACCTCGTGTGACGGCCGAAGACGCAGAGTGACGCACGCCCTCGACGACCCCGTGCCGCGCGCCTAGCGTTCCGGGCATGACGCTTCTCACCGACACCCAGTCCGCATCCACCGGCCCCGCCGCCCCGCCGGCCGAGGCCGCCGACCGCGCCGACCGCCTCACCGCCGCCGGAACCGCCTGGGCCGAGCGCATCGCCGCCGACCCCGGCAACGCCCACCTCACCTACCGCGTCTCGGGGGAGGGGCAGGGCTCGGTCGCGACGAGCATCCGCGCCGGCAAGCACGTCTTCCTCGTCGACGAGCCCGGCGCTCTCGCCGGCGACGACGTCGCCGCGAGCCCCGTCGAGTACGCGCTCGGCGCGCTCATCTCCTGCCAGGTCGTCGTGTACCGCCTCTACGCGCAGGCGCTCGGGATCCGCGTCGACGAGATCGACATCGCGGCCGAGGGCGACCTGGATGCGCGCAAGCTGTTCGGCCTCGACGAGAGCGTGCGGGCCGGCTTCAGCGACATCCGCCTCGTCATCACCCTCACCGGCCCCGAGACCGACGAGCGCTACCAGGAGCTGCGCGAGGCCGTCGACGCGCACTGCCCCGTGCTCGACCTCTTCGCCAACCCGACGCCCGTCAGCGCGGTCGTGCGCAAGGGCTGAGGAGGGCCGTCGCTACAGCCGCGCGCGGAGTGCGGACTCGATCTGTTCGGCACCGGGTGACGGGGCCAGGCCGGTCGCCGATCGGTACACCCGGCAGGCGAGGTCGGCGGTGCGTCCATCAGAGGGGAACAGATCGACGCCGTTGACGAGGATGGTCGGAGACCCGGCGAAGGCCGTGACAGCAGCCTCGTCGGCACTCGAGATGAGGACTTCGCCGACGGGGACGTCGTCGCGCCCGAGGTTGCTCAGTGCCAGCCGCACGCCCGCAGCGGCCAAGCGCCAGCCTGGGCACTCGTCGATGTGCAGGACTTCGACCGTGGGGACCGGGGTCAGATCT from Microcella daejeonensis includes these protein-coding regions:
- a CDS encoding LysR family transcriptional regulator; amino-acid sequence: MPPAPRPQDVSTDDLRYLLAVARAGRMTSAAALLGVDHTTVRRRLDRLEASLGARLLDRGVDGWALTAIGREVVERASALEGMVEQVVAAASGDGAVRGTVRVAAPEGFGAIFIAPALARVRREHPGIAVELVTSTRPLSLRASGFDLAVTIGSAAGARVRAEPLTEYALRLYAAPEYLARHAPITALADLEGHDLIFYVDALLTVPELDLAPVLGGMRTGFASTSVFAQAEAARAGAGIGLLHAFMGERDAALAPVLPEIVDLRLQYTLSTRPDSPAVDAVGIVRAALLDEVARRRPELLPGS
- a CDS encoding CoA-acylating methylmalonate-semialdehyde dehydrogenase, whose translation is MTITTTRTVQHWVGGASFAGTSTRTAPVYNPALGVVAREVSLATKADLDEAVAVAKAALPAWAATPVGKRQQIMFAFRERLNARKEELAAILTAEHGKVTSDALGEIARGLEVVELATSIPSLLKGEYSEQVSTGVDVYSIKQPVGVVGIISPFNFPAMVPLWFFPLAIAAGNTVVLKPSEKDPSAAIWMAELLTECGLPDGVLNVVNGDKESVDALLDNPDVAAISFVGSTPIAKYIYERGTANGKRVQALGGAKNHMLVLPDADLDLVADSAVNAGFGSAGERCMAISVVVAVEPVADELIAKITERVGTLTVGDGTRNCDMGPLITKEHRDKVAGYLDTATVDGAEIVVDGRGIEIDGDENGFWLGPTLIDKVPTDSAVYTDEIFGPVLSVVRVQSYEEGLALINGSRYGNGTAIFTNDGGAARRFQTEVTVGMVGINVPIPVPVGYFSFGGWKDSLFGDTKAYGSQAIHFFTREKAITSRWLDPSHGGLNLGFPQNG
- a CDS encoding OsmC family protein codes for the protein MTLLTDTQSASTGPAAPPAEAADRADRLTAAGTAWAERIAADPGNAHLTYRVSGEGQGSVATSIRAGKHVFLVDEPGALAGDDVAASPVEYALGALISCQVVVYRLYAQALGIRVDEIDIAAEGDLDARKLFGLDESVRAGFSDIRLVITLTGPETDERYQELREAVDAHCPVLDLFANPTPVSAVVRKG